Proteins encoded within one genomic window of Bradyrhizobium sp. 186:
- a CDS encoding MBL fold metallo-hydrolase has protein sequence MRRLVSAALALFGAFLTPALAQQSQRSECLAMANAPPRGMPVAFRQAASAAEVEITYAGHSTYFIDTPGGLRIATDYSGAYQVGRLPDVVTMNRAHSTHYNLFPDKRISHVLHGWGVDGKPAIVSERVGDTFIRNVTTDIRRYFGDDSGADMIRDGNSIFIFEVAGLCIGHLGHLHHKLDDSHFAQIGRLDIVMVPIDGAYTMSLDGISEITKRLRASVVLPMHRFATPLDDFMRRIGQQFEIDRRTERSIRMSRDALPSTPTVIILDGV, from the coding sequence ATGCGGCGACTTGTTTCGGCGGCTCTGGCACTGTTCGGCGCATTCCTCACCCCTGCCCTCGCCCAGCAGTCCCAGCGCAGCGAATGCCTGGCGATGGCCAACGCCCCGCCCCGCGGGATGCCGGTGGCCTTCCGGCAGGCGGCGAGTGCGGCCGAGGTCGAGATCACCTATGCCGGCCATTCCACCTATTTCATCGACACGCCCGGCGGCTTGCGCATCGCGACCGACTATAGCGGCGCCTATCAGGTCGGCCGGCTGCCCGATGTCGTAACCATGAACCGGGCCCACAGCACCCACTACAATTTATTCCCGGACAAGCGCATTTCCCATGTGCTGCATGGCTGGGGCGTGGACGGCAAGCCCGCCATCGTCTCGGAACGAGTCGGCGACACCTTCATCCGCAACGTCACCACCGACATCCGCCGCTATTTCGGCGACGATTCCGGCGCCGACATGATCCGCGACGGCAACTCGATCTTCATCTTCGAGGTCGCCGGCCTCTGCATCGGCCATCTCGGCCATCTCCACCACAAGCTCGACGACAGCCATTTCGCCCAGATCGGGCGGCTCGATATCGTGATGGTGCCGATCGACGGCGCCTACACCATGTCGCTGGACGGCATCTCGGAGATCACCAAGCGGCTGCGTGCCTCGGTGGTGCTGCCGATGCATCGCTTCGCCACCCCGCTCGACGACTTCATGCGCAGGATCGGCCAGCAGTTCGAGATCGACCGGCGCACGGAGCGTAGTATCCGGATGTCGCGGGACGCGCTGCCGTCGACGCCGACGGTGATCATCCTCGATGGCGTATGA
- a CDS encoding permease: MSSATALSWFARHELRLAWREWFAMMTGGRRMRARAAIIGLLSFAALLHMPAWAVIGRFADLQLPLDRSSLIVISATILLGWTLMLSQAIESVTRAFYARADLDLIMSSPATLANLFSVRIAAIALAITVMALLFATPFIDVLVIGGGARWLAAFGVVVAMGLSAAAIAIAVTILLFRLIGPARTRFIAQILAAIIGAGFVIALQVAAIISYGTLSRFTILTSGTVAAYAPDADSIWWLPARATMGDSEALLLLMALGLVLLGSVMAMFSGRFADTAIDAAAYGRSGRRIAKERSFRGGSRQQALRRKEFILLWRDPWLISQTLMQLLYLVPPALLLWRSFGDSSAALTLITPVIVMAAGQLAGGLAWLTISGEDAPDLVATGPLTPSSVIRAKIEVVLIAIAVVFCPLVAALAFASPYQAAISAGAVIISAASATAIQLWFQVQARRSQFRRRQTSSRLATFAEAFSSIGWAATAALLLTLPVAGLISGLITASLIAITWKFSPRRE, encoded by the coding sequence ATGAGCTCGGCAACGGCGCTTTCCTGGTTTGCCCGCCACGAGCTCCGGCTCGCCTGGCGCGAATGGTTCGCCATGATGACCGGCGGGCGGCGCATGCGGGCGCGCGCCGCCATCATCGGCCTGCTTTCCTTCGCGGCACTCCTGCACATGCCGGCCTGGGCGGTGATCGGCCGCTTCGCCGATTTGCAACTGCCGCTCGACAGATCCTCGCTGATCGTGATCTCGGCGACGATCTTGCTGGGCTGGACCCTGATGCTGTCGCAGGCGATCGAATCGGTGACGCGGGCGTTTTACGCCCGCGCCGATCTCGACCTCATCATGTCGTCGCCCGCGACACTGGCCAATTTGTTCTCCGTGCGCATCGCCGCGATCGCGCTGGCGATCACGGTGATGGCACTGCTGTTCGCGACCCCCTTCATCGACGTGCTGGTGATCGGCGGCGGCGCGCGATGGCTCGCCGCCTTCGGCGTCGTCGTCGCCATGGGCCTGTCGGCCGCGGCGATCGCGATTGCCGTCACCATCCTCCTGTTCCGCCTGATCGGCCCGGCGCGCACGCGCTTCATCGCCCAGATCCTGGCCGCGATCATCGGCGCGGGCTTCGTGATCGCGCTCCAGGTCGCCGCGATCATATCTTATGGCACGCTGTCGCGCTTCACCATCCTGACCTCCGGTACGGTTGCCGCCTACGCCCCTGATGCCGACAGCATCTGGTGGTTGCCCGCGCGGGCGACCATGGGCGACAGCGAGGCGCTGCTGTTGCTTATGGCGCTCGGGCTGGTGCTGCTCGGAAGCGTGATGGCGATGTTCTCGGGCCGCTTTGCCGATACCGCGATCGACGCCGCGGCCTACGGCAGGTCCGGCCGTCGCATCGCCAAGGAACGCTCGTTCCGCGGCGGATCGCGGCAGCAGGCACTGCGGCGCAAGGAATTCATCCTGCTCTGGCGCGATCCCTGGCTGATCTCGCAGACCCTGATGCAGCTGCTCTATCTGGTGCCGCCGGCACTCCTGCTCTGGCGCAGTTTTGGCGACAGCTCCGCGGCGCTGACGCTGATCACGCCCGTTATCGTCATGGCAGCAGGACAGCTCGCCGGTGGGCTCGCCTGGCTGACGATTTCGGGCGAGGATGCCCCCGATCTGGTCGCGACCGGTCCGCTGACACCGTCCAGCGTCATCCGCGCCAAGATCGAGGTGGTGTTGATCGCAATCGCCGTCGTCTTCTGCCCGCTGGTCGCGGCGCTCGCCTTCGCTTCGCCGTACCAAGCCGCAATCAGCGCCGGTGCAGTCATCATCAGCGCGGCCTCCGCCACCGCGATCCAGCTCTGGTTCCAGGTCCAGGCCCGGCGCAGCCAATTCCGCCGCCGCCAGACCTCGTCACGGCTTGCGACCTTCGCCGAGGCCTTCTCTTCGATCGGCTGGGCCGCCACCGCCGCGCTCCTACTCACCCTGCCCGTCGCCGGCCTCATCAGCGGCCTGATCACCGCAAGCCTGATCGCCATCACCTGGAAGTTCAGCCCACGGCGGGAATAG
- a CDS encoding ABC transporter ATP-binding protein, translating into MKPDNSALEVRGLTKRFDRLAVDGLDLSIHAGEFYALVGPNGAGKTTTLRMVAGLLRPDAGAVSIFGIDALENPVAAKQVMAWVSDEPMIYDKLTPLEYLEFVAGLWGSAPSVSEPVAQELLSSLGLEPHRHERCEGFSKGMRQKVALAGALVHDPRLIILDEPLTGLDAVSARHVKGLLSERVRAGCTVMMTTHILEVAERMADRIGVIASGRLVAEGTLTELRQQNGHSDTSLEDLFIALVTLQAAA; encoded by the coding sequence ATAAAGCCGGACAACTCGGCGCTCGAAGTTCGAGGGTTAACGAAGCGTTTTGACCGTTTGGCGGTCGATGGCCTCGATCTCAGCATTCACGCCGGTGAGTTCTATGCGCTGGTCGGCCCCAACGGAGCCGGCAAGACCACCACCTTGCGCATGGTTGCAGGCCTGTTGCGGCCCGATGCCGGCGCGGTCTCGATCTTCGGCATCGATGCGCTCGAAAATCCCGTCGCCGCCAAGCAGGTGATGGCGTGGGTGTCCGACGAGCCCATGATCTATGACAAGCTCACGCCACTCGAATATCTCGAATTCGTTGCCGGGCTCTGGGGCAGCGCGCCGTCCGTCTCGGAACCGGTCGCGCAGGAGCTCCTGAGCTCGCTCGGCCTCGAACCGCACCGGCACGAGCGTTGCGAGGGGTTTTCCAAGGGCATGCGCCAGAAGGTCGCTCTTGCCGGCGCACTGGTGCACGATCCCCGCCTCATCATTCTCGACGAGCCGCTGACGGGGCTTGATGCCGTTTCCGCCCGCCATGTGAAGGGTCTGTTGAGCGAGCGCGTCCGCGCCGGCTGCACCGTCATGATGACCACGCATATCTTGGAGGTCGCCGAGCGTATGGCCGACCGCATCGGCGTAATCGCGTCGGGCCGGCTGGTTGCCGAGGGCACGCTCACCGAGCTGCGCCAGCAGAACGGCCATTCCGACACCAGCCTTGAAGATCTCTTTATCGCACTGGTGACGCTTCAGGCCGCCGCATGA